The Setaria viridis chromosome 6, Setaria_viridis_v4.0, whole genome shotgun sequence genome contains a region encoding:
- the LOC117860172 gene encoding uncharacterized protein — protein sequence MVMMMGQLGRLVDGIKSRLRAGGGGGKRGGGSGRKASAAAGYDKVEKTESMRVEIRSRQARKLIAKNLDAADSIGRAGRANKRFFLAF from the coding sequence atggtgatgatgatggggCAGCTGGGGCGGCTGGTGGACGGCATCAAGTCGAGGCtgcgtgccggcggcggcggcgggaagaggggcggcggctcggggaggaaggcgtcggcggcggcgggctacGACAAGGTGGAGAAGACGGAGAGCATGCGGGTGGAGATCCGGAGCCGCCAGGCGCGCAAGCTCATCGCCAAGAACCTCGACGCCGCCGACTCCatcggccgcgccggccgggccAACAAGCGCTTCTTCCTCGCCTTCTGA